One region of Quercus lobata isolate SW786 chromosome 2, ValleyOak3.0 Primary Assembly, whole genome shotgun sequence genomic DNA includes:
- the LOC115957305 gene encoding uncharacterized protein LOC115957305, with amino-acid sequence MAALHEKPLKENEEGEDMYNSDEETCSASGCGCFRLFGFRQRRSNDNESKYLLQQNGEHRETWWKNHLNKVKQVTEVLAGPKWKTFLRKFSRFGIDKNKKGKNRFQYDPESYALNFDRGLDSEDDALVLDFTSKFAAPIHDHEQPRTGSGK; translated from the coding sequence ATGGCTGCCCTTCATGAAAAACCATTAAAGGAGAATGAAGAAGGAGAAGATATGTATAACTCTGATGAAGAAACCTGTTCCGCATCTGGGTGTGGCTGTTTTCGACTTTTCGGGTTCAGACAGAGGCGAAGCAATGACAATGAAAGCAAATATCTTTTGCAGCAAAATGGAGAACACAGAGAGACATGGTGGAAGAATCATCTGAACAAGGTTAAGCAGGTTACAGAGGTATTGGCCGGGCCCAAGTGGAAGACTTTCTTGAGAAAGTTCAGCAGATTTGGTATTGACAAGAACAAGAAAGGGAAGAACAGGTTTCAGTATGATCCAGAAAGTTATGCTCTTAATTTTGATCGAGGTCTTGATAGCGAGGATGATGCCTTGGTTCTTGATTTTACGTCCAAATTTGCTGCTCCTATTCATGATCATGAACAGCCACGAACTGGATCCGGAAAGTGA